A part of Leifsonia xyli subsp. xyli str. CTCB07 genomic DNA contains:
- a CDS encoding HdeD family acid-resistance protein, with protein sequence MSNTQPSGFSSFSLNSDEMAKTAVNSVRISLGVSGVVALIAGIVIVFWPRSAAAGLAIVLAISLLVSGIAYLGVGVFAKSIGSGARALDVVFGALLIIGAILAFANIAATAEFLGVFLGILVGIAWIVEGAVALAQIGAPGSRAWGVFFGLLSIAAGIVLLFSPLWGIVVLFLLAGISLIVLGIAQIARAFSFGRGVATTAP encoded by the coding sequence ATGTCGAACACTCAACCGTCCGGTTTCTCCTCGTTCTCTCTCAACAGCGACGAAATGGCGAAGACAGCCGTCAACAGCGTCCGGATCTCGCTGGGCGTCAGCGGCGTCGTTGCGCTGATCGCTGGCATCGTCATCGTCTTCTGGCCGCGCTCCGCGGCGGCAGGGCTGGCCATCGTGCTGGCCATCTCGCTGCTGGTCTCCGGCATCGCCTACCTCGGTGTCGGCGTCTTCGCCAAGAGCATCGGCAGCGGCGCGCGGGCCTTGGACGTCGTCTTCGGCGCACTGCTGATCATCGGCGCGATCCTCGCGTTCGCGAACATCGCGGCCACGGCCGAGTTCCTGGGAGTTTTCCTGGGCATCCTGGTTGGCATCGCGTGGATCGTGGAGGGCGCCGTCGCCCTGGCCCAGATCGGCGCGCCGGGCTCGCGAGCCTGGGGCGTCTTCTTCGGCCTCCTGAGTATCGCCGCCGGGATCGTGCTGCTGTTCAGCCCGCTCTGGGGGATCGTGGTGCTGTTCCTGCTCGCTGGGATCAGCCTGATCGTGCTCGGGATCGCGCAGATCGCCCGGGCCTTCTCGTTCGGCCGTGGGGTCGCCACGACCGCCCCTTAG
- a CDS encoding Gfo/Idh/MocA family protein — MTTTPDLRVGVGGAGQMGADHIQRITRVISGATVSAIVEPDAGRAAAAAAAPGSRAFASLDDALDASALEAVVIATPGQFHELVLVPALAAGLPVLCEKPLTPDSAEALRVLELEQTLDRPHIQLGFMRRFDDEYRALRELVVSGDAGELLFLRGVHRNPSVPESYTQSMLITDSVVHEFDVMPWLAGSPVASVEVKYPRRNDRAPERLREPILVLIELRNGVLVDVEMNVSVRFGYQVATEAVFQTGTARIGQPAGLQRWSDARFSIAEHTSFTTRFARAYDAQVQAWVDAVRDGSLVAGPNAWDGYLVALACEAGVRALSEPGPIAFAPAERPAFYA; from the coding sequence ATGACCACCACTCCGGATCTGCGCGTCGGCGTCGGCGGCGCCGGCCAGATGGGCGCCGATCACATCCAGCGCATCACCCGCGTCATCAGCGGTGCGACCGTCTCGGCGATCGTGGAGCCGGACGCCGGTCGAGCTGCGGCGGCGGCGGCCGCTCCCGGCTCCCGGGCTTTCGCCAGCCTCGACGACGCTCTCGACGCCTCCGCTCTCGAAGCCGTGGTCATCGCGACTCCCGGGCAATTCCACGAACTGGTGCTTGTGCCCGCGCTCGCCGCTGGGCTGCCCGTTCTGTGCGAGAAACCGCTGACGCCGGACAGCGCGGAGGCGCTGCGCGTCCTGGAGCTGGAGCAGACGCTCGACCGCCCGCACATCCAGCTCGGCTTCATGCGCCGCTTCGACGACGAGTACCGAGCCCTGCGCGAGCTGGTCGTCTCCGGCGACGCTGGCGAGCTGCTCTTCTTGCGCGGTGTTCACCGCAACCCTTCGGTGCCCGAGAGCTACACCCAGAGCATGCTGATCACCGACTCGGTGGTACACGAGTTCGACGTCATGCCGTGGCTGGCCGGTTCTCCGGTCGCCAGCGTCGAGGTGAAGTACCCGCGCCGGAACGACCGGGCGCCGGAGCGGCTGCGGGAACCCATCCTGGTGCTCATCGAACTGCGGAACGGTGTGCTGGTGGATGTCGAGATGAACGTCAGCGTCCGGTTCGGCTACCAGGTCGCCACCGAGGCCGTCTTCCAGACCGGCACCGCGCGCATCGGTCAGCCTGCGGGGCTTCAGCGCTGGTCGGACGCGAGGTTCTCCATCGCCGAGCACACCAGCTTCACGACCCGGTTTGCCCGCGCCTACGACGCGCAGGTGCAGGCGTGGGTGGATGCCGTGCGCGACGGCTCCCTCGTCGCCGGCCCGAACGCCTGGGACGGCTACCTCGTCGCCCTCGCCTGCGAGGCCGGCGTCCGCGCCCTCTCCGAGCCCGGCCCGATCGCCTTCGCGCCGGCGGAGCGCCCCGCTTTCTACGCCTAG
- a CDS encoding P63C domain-containing protein → MTEISPTGRAKGGAARAAKMTPEERSEAASRAASARWSEPEPKKVISGSSDRPLMIGDVAIECYVLEDGTRVLTQSAVLTALGRSQRVNVKPGDDVTLPPILRAAALRPYISDSLTHDAQPIRFITSGGLRANGYRAEVLPQLCEAWLAARADGALAPNQAAIARAAEIIVRGLARIGIIALVDEATGYQDVRSRDALAKILEAYVADELQPWVKTFDVDFYKEMFRLRGLPFDPDSVSKPGYFGHLTNNVVYKRVAPWVFEEIKTQRAKDEKKRKAKFHQQLTQEVGHPKLREHIASVTTVMKLSDDWADFEQKLDRVHPIVDPNLPDPLFDNNGSGI, encoded by the coding sequence ATGACAGAAATCAGCCCCACTGGCCGCGCAAAAGGCGGGGCCGCAAGAGCAGCCAAGATGACTCCCGAGGAGCGCAGCGAGGCGGCGTCCAGAGCTGCTTCCGCACGTTGGTCGGAACCGGAACCCAAGAAGGTTATCTCGGGCTCCTCTGATCGCCCGCTCATGATCGGTGACGTCGCCATCGAGTGCTACGTGCTTGAGGACGGGACACGGGTCCTCACCCAGAGCGCCGTTCTTACCGCGCTCGGACGCAGTCAGCGCGTGAACGTCAAACCCGGTGATGACGTGACGCTTCCACCTATCCTTCGAGCTGCCGCGCTTCGTCCGTACATTTCGGATTCTCTCACCCACGATGCACAACCTATTCGTTTCATCACCTCCGGTGGTCTCCGCGCGAACGGATACCGCGCCGAAGTACTTCCCCAGCTCTGTGAAGCGTGGCTGGCGGCCCGCGCAGACGGCGCCCTCGCTCCCAACCAAGCCGCAATCGCTCGTGCGGCCGAGATCATCGTCCGCGGATTGGCTCGCATCGGCATCATTGCCCTGGTCGATGAGGCGACCGGCTACCAGGACGTGCGTTCCCGGGACGCCCTCGCGAAAATACTTGAGGCCTATGTCGCTGACGAACTTCAGCCGTGGGTAAAGACCTTCGACGTTGACTTCTATAAAGAGATGTTCCGTCTCCGGGGGCTTCCGTTTGATCCCGACTCTGTCAGCAAACCCGGATACTTTGGCCATCTCACTAACAATGTCGTGTACAAGCGAGTAGCACCATGGGTGTTCGAGGAAATCAAGACTCAGCGCGCGAAGGATGAGAAAAAACGCAAGGCGAAGTTCCACCAACAGTTGACCCAGGAAGTTGGACATCCGAAGTTGCGGGAGCATATCGCTTCCGTCACGACGGTCATGAAGCTCAGCGACGACTGGGCGGACTTCGAGCAGAAACTCGATCGCGTGCATCCGATTGTAGATCCGAACCTTCCCGATCCGCTCTTCGACAACAACGGCAGCGGAATCTGA
- a CDS encoding sugar phosphate isomerase/epimerase family protein produces MTDTAPAGLRIGTAPDSWGVWFPDDPSQTPWHRFLDEAQRAGYHWIELGPYGYLPPDPHQLEDELGKRDLRLSGGTVFTGFHRGPEQWQRAWDQAVKVAVLTHALGGEHIVVIPDLWRSGATGETLEARTLTDGQWEALAAGHDRLGRALLEEYGVRQQFHSHADSHVGTRREVLRLLDQTDPRYLALCLDIGHYAYYGGDSVALIRERPERIGYLHLKQIDPERRFEALKNDVPFGDAAGDVMVEPPAGIPDFAPIIEAVAALDSEIFAIVEQDMPGVDIELPEGIATRTHQHILGCSPLTRTR; encoded by the coding sequence ATGACCGACACCGCCCCCGCCGGACTCCGCATCGGCACCGCCCCCGACTCCTGGGGCGTCTGGTTCCCCGACGACCCGAGTCAGACCCCGTGGCACCGCTTTCTCGACGAGGCGCAGCGCGCCGGCTACCACTGGATCGAACTCGGCCCCTACGGCTACCTGCCGCCCGACCCCCACCAGCTGGAAGACGAACTCGGCAAGCGCGACCTGCGGCTGAGCGGCGGCACCGTCTTCACCGGCTTCCACAGGGGGCCGGAGCAGTGGCAGCGCGCCTGGGACCAGGCCGTCAAGGTCGCCGTTCTCACCCACGCCCTCGGAGGCGAGCACATCGTCGTCATCCCCGACCTCTGGCGCTCCGGCGCCACCGGCGAAACCCTGGAGGCGCGCACCCTCACCGACGGGCAGTGGGAGGCGCTCGCCGCCGGGCACGACCGCCTCGGCCGGGCGCTGCTCGAGGAGTATGGCGTCCGTCAGCAGTTCCACTCGCACGCCGACTCGCATGTGGGTACCCGCCGCGAGGTGCTGCGCCTCCTCGACCAGACCGACCCGCGCTACCTCGCCCTGTGCCTCGACATCGGCCACTACGCCTACTACGGCGGCGACAGCGTCGCACTCATCCGGGAGCGGCCGGAGCGGATCGGCTACCTCCACCTCAAGCAGATCGACCCCGAACGGCGTTTCGAGGCGCTCAAGAACGATGTGCCCTTCGGCGATGCCGCGGGCGACGTCATGGTGGAGCCGCCCGCGGGCATCCCGGACTTCGCCCCAATCATCGAGGCCGTCGCCGCCCTCGACTCGGAGATCTTCGCCATCGTCGAACAGGACATGCCCGGCGTCGACATCGAGCTCCCCGAAGGGATCGCCACCCGCACCCACCAGCACATCCTCGGCTGCTCGCCGCTCACCCGCACCCGCTGA
- a CDS encoding cation diffusion facilitator family transporter yields the protein MAHDHDHGGPAPAFGEAARRHRILLSIALSISAVILIAEIAGTLLTGSLALLVDSGHMLTDVGGLTMALVASFLSTRPATSQRTWGYRRAEVLAATAQAAVLLAVGAFVIVEGIRRLFEPPEVPSGELLVFGVIGLVGNAASLLVLASSRRENFNLRAAFLEVLNDAIGSVAVIVAAVLIAVTGWGGADSLAALLIGALILPRAFRLLRETTNVLLESTPPGLDLDSVRDHILNVPDVREVHDLHAMQIATGLPVLTAHVIVEPESFENGRLPALLHKLQECVATHFEISVEHSTFQFEPPQHSQHEQRGHE from the coding sequence ATGGCGCACGATCACGACCACGGCGGCCCCGCACCCGCTTTCGGCGAGGCAGCCCGGCGGCATCGCATCCTCCTCAGCATCGCTCTGAGCATCTCCGCGGTCATCCTGATCGCGGAGATCGCGGGGACGCTCCTCACCGGCTCGCTCGCGCTGCTCGTCGACTCCGGCCACATGCTGACCGACGTCGGCGGACTCACGATGGCTCTCGTCGCATCCTTCCTCAGCACGCGCCCGGCGACCAGCCAGCGCACCTGGGGCTACCGGCGCGCAGAGGTGCTGGCGGCGACCGCCCAGGCGGCGGTGCTGCTCGCGGTCGGGGCGTTCGTGATCGTCGAGGGCATCCGTCGGCTGTTCGAGCCGCCAGAGGTCCCCTCGGGAGAGCTGCTGGTGTTCGGTGTCATCGGACTCGTAGGGAATGCCGCCTCCCTGCTGGTGCTCGCCTCCAGCCGCCGGGAGAACTTCAACCTGCGCGCCGCCTTCCTCGAAGTGCTCAACGACGCGATCGGGTCGGTCGCGGTGATCGTGGCGGCCGTGCTGATCGCGGTCACGGGGTGGGGCGGCGCCGACTCGCTGGCGGCGCTCCTGATCGGGGCGCTCATCCTGCCGCGCGCGTTCAGGCTGCTGCGCGAGACGACGAACGTGCTCCTCGAATCGACCCCGCCGGGGCTCGACCTGGATTCGGTGCGCGACCACATCCTGAACGTGCCGGACGTGCGGGAAGTACACGATCTGCACGCCATGCAGATCGCGACAGGGCTGCCGGTGCTCACGGCGCATGTCATCGTGGAGCCGGAGTCGTTCGAGAACGGTCGGCTGCCGGCGCTGCTCCACAAGCTGCAGGAGTGCGTCGCCACGCACTTCGAGATCAGCGTCGAGCACTCGACATTCCAATTCGAGCCGCCGCAGCACAGCCAGCACGAACAGCGCGGGCACGAATAG
- a CDS encoding Cgl0159 family (beta/alpha)8-fold protein: MSTADPVGRPEPFIVADAFARLREVRQSRPDGVAAALAARTRRPLVRGDGCLFIVAADHPARGALGVRGDQLAMAGRYDLLQRLALVLSRPGVDGVLGTPDIVEDLALLGVLDDRVAVGSMNRGGLRGSVFEMDDRFTGYDVGGMVRDGLNAAKLLVRVNLEDAATVRTLEKTADAVTAAARSGLPILLEPFLSSWREGRVVNDLTPDAVIASVAIAAGLGASSAYTWLKLPVVPEMERVMAATTLPTLLLGGDSDASPGETFASWEAALALPGVHGLVVGRTLLYPQDGDVVQAVDAAAALVHGR, translated from the coding sequence ATGTCCACAGCTGACCCGGTCGGCCGCCCGGAGCCGTTCATCGTCGCCGATGCGTTCGCCCGCCTCCGCGAGGTCCGCCAGAGCCGGCCGGACGGTGTCGCGGCGGCCCTCGCCGCGCGCACCCGCCGCCCGCTGGTGCGCGGAGATGGGTGCCTCTTCATCGTCGCGGCCGACCACCCCGCCCGCGGCGCTCTCGGCGTCCGCGGCGATCAGCTCGCGATGGCCGGCCGCTACGACCTGTTGCAGCGGCTCGCCCTCGTCTTGTCCCGTCCCGGTGTGGACGGCGTGCTCGGCACCCCCGACATCGTCGAAGACCTCGCCCTCCTCGGCGTCCTCGACGACAGAGTCGCCGTCGGCTCCATGAACCGCGGCGGTCTGCGCGGCTCGGTCTTCGAAATGGACGACCGTTTCACCGGCTACGACGTCGGCGGGATGGTGCGCGACGGTCTCAACGCTGCCAAACTCCTCGTGCGTGTGAACCTGGAGGACGCCGCCACCGTCCGCACCCTGGAGAAGACCGCCGACGCGGTGACCGCCGCCGCCCGCTCCGGCCTGCCGATCCTCCTCGAGCCCTTCCTGAGCTCTTGGCGGGAGGGCCGCGTCGTCAACGACCTCACTCCGGACGCCGTAATCGCCTCGGTCGCGATCGCCGCCGGCCTGGGCGCCTCCTCCGCCTACACCTGGCTCAAACTGCCCGTTGTTCCGGAGATGGAGCGCGTCATGGCGGCGACCACTCTGCCGACTCTGCTGCTCGGCGGCGACAGCGACGCTTCCCCCGGCGAGACGTTCGCCTCCTGGGAGGCGGCGCTCGCCCTCCCCGGGGTGCATGGCCTCGTCGTCGGCCGCACCCTGCTGTACCCCCAGGACGGGGATGTCGTCCAGGCGGTCGACGCCGCCGCCGCTCTCGTACACGGACGCTGA
- a CDS encoding Ig-like domain-containing protein, producing the protein MVHDGTDITIHDGRQQKLRRSAGFGIAASIIALSVTLIGGTAANAATGTITPDSGSVSGCTSTTIDIPMLNGDVHSTKDAIGGVFLGDDGNIYNRAGSRIAAPAGVTFTDVSAVSDKRDGVWTIGAISTDGSAYASVNSGAFTRVDVPTPAKTADGIAFLGSDGNVYGRQGTRLNAPAGVQFTSISASISPQGTWAIGAIATDGSAYTSWDMGTLTRLNVPAPATTEGGVVYLGSDGNVYERNGNRIAAPAGVTFRSIDSSINNNGAYAIGAVTADGTAYSSWDKGTFARVNVPAPATAAGGVGFLGSDGNLYGRNGQRVVAAAAGVTFKSGSSFVENNSAWVIGGIAADGAAYTSYNFATLSKVRTTAPTVTGVSFGGAPAASFTRAGTNVTAVTPAHAAGAVDVSVTTNTGGVFRLPQSFTFTADVVPEPVKPESVGDLQVVGPDEDGAYVLSGTGDPAGEVTVTDADGNIVGTATPDAGGSWSVTIPAGTKMPLTITQTVDGVTSDGVTYNEAPLPIISIGVGAASAAAIGGIAFLRIRRRRTV; encoded by the coding sequence ATGGTTCACGACGGGACAGACATCACAATTCACGACGGGAGGCAACAGAAGCTGCGCCGCAGCGCAGGGTTCGGGATCGCCGCCTCGATTATCGCCCTCAGCGTCACCCTCATCGGTGGGACCGCAGCCAACGCTGCCACCGGCACCATCACCCCGGACTCGGGTTCGGTGAGCGGCTGCACCAGCACCACCATCGACATCCCCATGCTCAACGGTGACGTCCATTCCACGAAGGACGCGATCGGCGGTGTATTCCTGGGCGACGATGGAAACATCTACAACCGCGCCGGTTCTCGCATCGCCGCCCCCGCCGGCGTTACCTTCACCGACGTGTCTGCCGTCTCCGACAAGCGCGACGGAGTCTGGACGATCGGGGCCATCTCGACAGACGGATCCGCCTACGCATCCGTCAACAGCGGCGCGTTTACCCGGGTGGACGTGCCGACCCCGGCGAAGACCGCTGACGGCATCGCATTCCTCGGGTCAGACGGCAACGTCTACGGCCGCCAGGGAACACGTCTCAACGCACCGGCAGGTGTGCAGTTCACGAGCATCTCCGCATCGATCAGCCCTCAGGGCACCTGGGCTATCGGAGCGATCGCTACGGACGGATCCGCCTACACCTCTTGGGACATGGGCACCCTCACCAGGCTGAACGTTCCCGCACCCGCCACGACTGAGGGTGGCGTCGTCTACCTCGGCTCCGACGGAAATGTGTACGAGCGAAACGGCAACCGTATCGCCGCCCCCGCCGGCGTCACGTTCCGGAGCATCGATTCATCGATCAATAACAACGGTGCCTACGCCATCGGCGCAGTCACCGCGGACGGAACCGCGTACTCCTCCTGGGACAAGGGCACTTTCGCCCGGGTCAACGTCCCGGCGCCCGCGACCGCGGCCGGCGGAGTCGGATTCCTCGGCTCGGACGGAAACCTGTATGGGCGAAACGGGCAGCGCGTCGTCGCCGCCGCCGCCGGTGTGACGTTCAAGAGCGGATCCTCTTTCGTCGAGAACAACAGCGCTTGGGTCATCGGCGGCATTGCCGCCGACGGCGCCGCCTACACGTCGTATAACTTCGCGACCCTTTCGAAGGTCCGCACGACGGCCCCGACTGTGACGGGTGTCTCGTTCGGTGGCGCTCCGGCTGCGTCGTTCACGCGCGCTGGCACCAACGTGACGGCCGTCACTCCCGCACACGCTGCGGGTGCGGTCGATGTGAGCGTGACCACCAACACGGGCGGCGTCTTCCGTCTCCCGCAGTCGTTCACGTTCACCGCGGACGTCGTGCCGGAGCCGGTCAAGCCGGAGTCCGTCGGCGACCTCCAGGTGGTCGGCCCCGACGAGGACGGCGCATACGTCCTCTCCGGCACCGGCGACCCTGCCGGTGAGGTCACCGTGACCGACGCCGACGGCAACATCGTCGGAACCGCGACCCCGGACGCCGGCGGCTCCTGGTCGGTCACGATCCCCGCGGGCACGAAGATGCCGCTCACCATCACTCAGACGGTTGACGGCGTCACCTCCGACGGAGTGACCTACAACGAGGCACCGCTCCCGATCATCTCGATCGGAGTTGGCGCCGCATCCGCTGCCGCGATCGGTGGCATCGCGTTCCTCCGGATCCGCCGCCGCCGCACGGTCTAA
- a CDS encoding tyrosine-type recombinase/integrase → MRECEDRFGTHPIQICHDWNTRPHVQENEGDPRRRPLTRGELQRLFDRADEEVEARLAAGRKGAAAAYRDATLLKVVYGWGLRSHEAIMLDTVDLFRNPKVSAFGELGMLRVRFGKSSRGGPPKLRTVASVVPWAVTALQDYLENMLPLMRTGTSSAMWFSERSRRLGVRAIGDRFARYRDELGLDSRLTPHCLRHSYATHLIEDGHDPVFVQRQLGHVYQSTTSIYTHVSEDFANRLLQAALTNIPELNTLEVTP, encoded by the coding sequence GTGCGCGAGTGCGAGGACCGTTTCGGCACGCACCCGATCCAGATCTGCCACGACTGGAACACCCGTCCGCATGTCCAGGAGAACGAGGGCGACCCGCGGCGACGGCCGCTGACCCGGGGTGAGCTGCAGCGGCTATTCGACCGTGCCGACGAGGAGGTCGAAGCGCGGCTGGCGGCCGGGCGCAAAGGGGCGGCGGCCGCGTACCGGGACGCGACGCTGCTGAAGGTCGTCTACGGCTGGGGCTTGCGTTCTCACGAGGCGATCATGCTCGATACCGTGGACCTGTTCCGGAACCCGAAGGTGTCGGCCTTCGGGGAACTCGGGATGCTGCGGGTCCGGTTCGGGAAGTCCTCGCGCGGCGGGCCACCGAAGTTGCGCACTGTGGCGTCGGTGGTGCCGTGGGCGGTGACCGCGCTGCAGGACTACCTGGAGAACATGCTGCCGCTCATGCGCACCGGGACGAGCAGCGCGATGTGGTTCTCCGAACGGTCCCGCCGTCTCGGCGTCCGCGCAATCGGCGACCGCTTCGCCCGCTACCGCGATGAGCTCGGTCTCGACTCCCGATTGACGCCGCATTGCTTGCGGCACTCGTACGCGACCCACCTGATCGAGGACGGCCACGACCCAGTGTTCGTCCAGCGGCAGCTCGGGCACGTCTACCAGTCCACTACCTCGATCTACACCCACGTCTCGGAGGACTTCGCTAACCGGCTGCTGCAGGCGGCGCTGACGAACATCCCTGAGCTGAACACCCTGGAGGTGACCCCATGA
- a CDS encoding GntR family transcriptional regulator: MQAEHPLPRDLFADLDKTSPIPLYYQLTTRLEQAIREDVLPPGARLENEIALGHRLGLSRPTVRRAIQELVDKGLLVRRRGIGTQVVHGKVTRSVDLTSLYEDLSRSGQTPETRVIATEVRGATGDEAERLTIGAGDPVLHLVRLRFADGVPLAILDNTLPTEFADIAREDLETRGLYQVLRERGVTMRIANQRIGAREATGRESELLELKKAAAVLTMERTAFDTGGRAVEYGQHCYRPDLYSFEITLVDR; encoded by the coding sequence ATGCAGGCCGAGCACCCGCTACCGCGGGATCTCTTCGCCGACCTGGACAAGACGAGTCCCATCCCGCTGTACTACCAGCTCACCACACGGCTCGAGCAGGCGATTCGGGAGGACGTGCTGCCGCCGGGCGCGAGGCTGGAGAACGAGATCGCGCTGGGCCATCGGCTGGGGTTGTCGCGTCCGACTGTCCGGCGGGCGATTCAGGAGCTGGTCGACAAGGGATTGCTGGTTCGGCGGCGGGGGATCGGGACGCAGGTCGTGCATGGCAAAGTCACACGCAGCGTCGATCTGACCAGCCTGTACGAGGACTTGTCGCGGTCGGGGCAGACGCCGGAGACGCGGGTGATCGCCACAGAGGTACGGGGAGCGACGGGCGATGAGGCCGAACGCTTGACGATCGGGGCGGGAGATCCGGTGTTGCACCTGGTGCGGCTGCGGTTCGCGGACGGGGTGCCGCTCGCGATCCTCGACAACACACTGCCGACGGAGTTCGCCGACATCGCACGGGAGGACCTGGAGACGAGAGGGCTCTACCAGGTGCTTCGGGAGCGGGGCGTCACGATGCGGATCGCCAATCAGCGGATCGGGGCGCGAGAGGCGACCGGACGCGAGAGCGAGCTGCTGGAGCTGAAGAAGGCGGCGGCCGTGCTGACGATGGAGCGGACGGCGTTCGACACGGGCGGGCGGGCGGTGGAATATGGACAGCACTGCTACCGCCCGGATCTCTACTCGTTCGAGATCACCCTGGTCGATCGATAG
- a CDS encoding cold-shock protein: MAIGTVKWFNAEKGYGFIAPDDGSVDVFAHFREIQTQGFRTLEENQKVEYELTQGPKGMQASNIRAV; this comes from the coding sequence ATGGCTATCGGCACCGTGAAGTGGTTCAACGCAGAGAAGGGGTACGGCTTCATCGCTCCCGACGACGGCTCGGTCGACGTCTTCGCCCACTTCCGCGAAATTCAAACCCAGGGCTTCCGCACCCTTGAGGAGAACCAGAAGGTCGAGTACGAACTCACCCAGGGCCCCAAAGGGATGCAGGCTTCCAACATCCGGGCCGTCTGA
- a CDS encoding helix-turn-helix domain-containing protein: MTESIGYDWRLREQMAAAGLFHATKLMPELEARGIHLSPSQVHRLVSERPERLNLHVLVALTDILCCTADDLIVPVNLGAARRATEAATGTDTATTAIRARGLRPQRAHLTDQS; the protein is encoded by the coding sequence ATGACCGAGTCGATCGGCTACGACTGGCGGCTGCGCGAGCAGATGGCCGCCGCCGGCCTGTTCCACGCCACCAAGCTGATGCCCGAGTTGGAGGCCCGCGGCATCCACCTCTCGCCGAGCCAAGTGCATCGACTGGTGTCCGAACGACCGGAACGACTGAACCTGCACGTCCTAGTCGCGCTCACCGACATCCTCTGCTGCACTGCGGACGACCTCATTGTTCCCGTCAATCTCGGGGCCGCCCGCCGCGCGACTGAGGCGGCGACGGGGACCGACACCGCCACGACCGCGATCCGCGCCCGTGGCCTCCGACCACAGCGGGCACACTTGACCGACCAGTCGTGA